A window of Leclercia adecarboxylata contains these coding sequences:
- a CDS encoding exoribonuclease II — MLQDNPLLAQLKQQLHSQTPRAEGVVKATEKGFGFLEVDAQKSYFIPPPQMKKVMHGDRITAVIHSEKDRESAEPEELIEPFLTRFVGKVLRKDDRLSIVPDHPLLKDAIPCRAERGVTHDFKEGDWAVAEMRRHPLKGDRGFYAELTQFITFGDDHFVPWWVTLARHNLEKEAPEGAATDMLDEGLERRDLTALNFVTIDSASTEDMDDALYVEEQADGKLLLTVAIADPTAWIAEGTPLDKAAKIRAFTNYLPGFNIPMLPRELSDNLCSLRANEVRPVLACRMTIAADGTIEENIEFFAALIESKAKLVYDEVSDWLENSGTWQPENEAIADQIRLLHRVCLSRSEWRQTHALVFKDRPDYRFILGEKGEVLNIVAEPRRIANRIVEESMIAANICAARVLRDKLGFGIYNVHTGFDPANSEALAALLKTHDVHVDPQEVLTLNGFCKLRRELDAQPSGFLDSRIRRFQSFAEISTEPGPHFGLGLEAYATWTSPIRKYGDMVNHRLLKAIVKGETIARPQDDATVQMAERRRLNRMAERDVGDWLYARFLKDKAGTDTRFAAEIIDISRGGMRVRLVDNGAVAFIPAPFLHAVRDELVCSQENGTVQIKGEVAYKVTEVIDVTIAEVRMETRSVIARPAV; from the coding sequence ATGCTCCAGGACAACCCGCTGCTAGCGCAGCTTAAACAGCAACTGCATTCCCAGACGCCGCGTGCAGAAGGGGTCGTAAAAGCCACGGAAAAAGGCTTTGGCTTCCTTGAAGTCGATGCGCAGAAAAGTTACTTCATTCCGCCTCCGCAGATGAAGAAGGTGATGCACGGCGATCGTATTACGGCCGTGATCCATAGCGAAAAGGATCGTGAATCCGCCGAGCCTGAAGAATTAATTGAACCCTTCCTGACCCGTTTTGTGGGTAAGGTGTTGAGAAAAGACGATCGTCTGTCCATCGTTCCGGACCATCCCCTGCTGAAAGACGCTATCCCTTGCCGCGCTGAGCGTGGCGTGACCCATGATTTCAAAGAGGGTGACTGGGCCGTGGCAGAAATGCGCCGTCATCCTCTGAAGGGCGATCGCGGTTTCTATGCTGAACTGACCCAGTTTATTACCTTCGGCGACGACCATTTCGTGCCATGGTGGGTCACTCTTGCACGCCATAACCTGGAAAAAGAGGCGCCTGAAGGTGCCGCGACGGATATGCTGGACGAAGGTCTTGAGCGTCGCGATCTGACCGCCCTGAATTTTGTCACTATCGACAGCGCCAGCACCGAAGATATGGACGATGCGCTGTATGTCGAAGAGCAGGCTGACGGCAAACTGCTGTTAACGGTGGCGATTGCCGATCCTACTGCCTGGATCGCCGAAGGTACCCCGCTGGATAAAGCGGCCAAAATCCGTGCCTTTACCAACTATCTGCCGGGCTTCAACATCCCGATGCTGCCGCGCGAGCTGTCTGATAATTTATGCTCGCTGCGCGCTAACGAAGTGCGTCCGGTTCTGGCCTGCCGCATGACCATCGCCGCCGACGGCACGATTGAAGAAAATATTGAATTCTTTGCCGCGCTTATCGAGTCGAAAGCCAAGCTGGTCTACGACGAGGTGTCGGACTGGCTGGAAAATAGCGGCACCTGGCAGCCAGAAAATGAGGCCATCGCCGACCAGATCCGTCTGCTGCATCGCGTATGCCTGAGCCGCAGTGAATGGCGTCAGACCCATGCACTGGTATTTAAGGATCGCCCTGACTATCGCTTTATTCTCGGTGAGAAAGGCGAAGTGCTGAATATCGTTGCCGAGCCACGTCGCATTGCTAACCGTATCGTTGAAGAGTCAATGATTGCGGCCAACATCTGTGCGGCCCGCGTCCTGCGCGACAAGCTTGGATTTGGCATCTATAACGTGCACACCGGTTTCGATCCTGCCAACAGCGAAGCTCTGGCGGCCCTGCTGAAAACCCACGACGTGCATGTGGATCCGCAGGAAGTCCTGACCCTGAACGGTTTCTGCAAGCTGCGCCGGGAACTGGATGCGCAGCCGTCTGGTTTCCTCGACAGCCGCATTCGCCGTTTCCAGTCTTTCGCTGAGATCAGCACGGAACCTGGCCCGCACTTTGGTCTGGGTCTGGAAGCCTACGCCACCTGGACGTCACCGATCCGTAAGTACGGCGACATGGTCAACCACCGTCTGCTAAAAGCGATCGTCAAAGGCGAAACCATTGCCCGCCCGCAGGACGACGCCACGGTGCAGATGGCCGAGCGCCGTCGCCTGAACCGCATGGCAGAACGTGATGTCGGCGACTGGCTGTATGCCCGCTTCCTGAAAGACAAAGCCGGGACAGACACCCGTTTTGCAGCTGAGATCATCGATATCAGCCGTGGCGGCATGCGCGTGCGTCTGGTGGATAATGGCGCCGTGGCCTTCATTCCAGCACCGTTCCTTCACGCCGTGCGTGACGAGCTGGTCTGCAGCCAGGAAAACGGCACCGTGCAGATCAAAGGCGAAGTGGCGTATAAAGTGACCGAAGTTATCGACGTGACTATCGCTGAAGTACGTATGGAAACGCGCAGCGTCATCGCCCGCCCTGCTGTCTGA
- the fabI gene encoding enoyl-ACP reductase FabI has protein sequence MGFLSGKRILVTGVASKLSIAYGIAQAMHREGAELAFTYQNDKLKGRVEEFAAQLGSSIVLECDVAQDESIDGMFAELAKTWPKFDGFVHSIGFAPGDQLDGDYVNAVTREGFKIAHDISSYSFVAMAKSCRSMLNPGAALLTLSYLGAERAIPNYNVMGLAKASLEANVRYMANAMGPEGVRVNGISAGPIRTLAASGIKDFRKMLAHCEAVTPIRRTVTIEDVGNSAAFLCSDLSAGISGEVVHVDGGFNIAAMNELEIK, from the coding sequence ATGGGTTTTCTTTCCGGTAAGCGTATTCTGGTCACTGGCGTTGCCAGCAAACTGTCCATCGCATACGGCATCGCACAGGCTATGCATCGCGAAGGCGCTGAGCTGGCATTCACCTACCAGAACGACAAGCTGAAAGGCCGCGTAGAAGAGTTTGCCGCGCAGCTGGGTTCCAGCATTGTTCTGGAATGCGACGTTGCTCAAGATGAAAGCATCGATGGCATGTTCGCTGAGCTGGCAAAAACCTGGCCGAAATTTGACGGTTTCGTTCACTCCATCGGCTTTGCACCGGGCGACCAGCTGGACGGTGACTACGTGAATGCCGTCACCCGTGAAGGCTTCAAAATCGCACACGACATCAGCTCCTACAGCTTTGTCGCGATGGCAAAATCCTGCCGCTCCATGCTGAACCCAGGCGCTGCCCTGCTGACCCTGTCCTACCTGGGTGCTGAGCGCGCAATCCCTAACTACAACGTAATGGGTCTGGCTAAAGCGTCTCTGGAAGCAAACGTACGCTACATGGCGAACGCAATGGGTCCTGAAGGCGTGCGCGTGAACGGTATCTCTGCGGGTCCAATCCGTACTCTGGCGGCTTCCGGCATCAAAGATTTCCGTAAAATGCTGGCACACTGCGAAGCGGTAACCCCAATTCGTCGCACCGTGACCATCGAAGACGTGGGTAACTCCGCGGCATTCCTGTGCTCTGACCTCTCTGCTGGCATCTCCGGTGAAGTGGTTCACGTTGACGGCGGTTTCAACATCGCTGCAATGAACGAGCTGGAAATTAAATAA
- a CDS encoding CMD domain-containing protein codes for MEQRRISGKGHWYHETQSSSSPTEVLPLVPEAAQVADRFLLNLTLPATLLAACERWLTPARALCDLFFPRSVAVTRLRTLSAYDRFSTALTVAQVCGVQRLCNHYAALLAPLPGPDSSRESNRRLAQITQYARQLACSPDVIDSKAQQGLDDVGLTVYDIVTINQIIGFVGFQARVVAVFQALLGHPVRWLPGHPIQPHALPDDNDLNSWQPAVPGVERCQASPQQLASLERWQNEPLLQHLTPVLCHEPAILDQTGEILISGIHAEYKDDEVIMRAAEQLARSPDRFSAAQFTPLTNDGQQQVQAINLLTWSAFCGWLNRLKIAVGRGE; via the coding sequence ATGGAACAACGCCGTATTTCTGGCAAAGGCCACTGGTATCATGAGACCCAGTCCAGTAGCAGCCCGACGGAAGTCCTGCCTTTGGTTCCCGAAGCCGCACAGGTCGCGGATCGTTTTTTGCTGAACCTCACTTTACCCGCAACGTTGCTGGCAGCCTGTGAGCGCTGGTTAACCCCGGCACGGGCGCTGTGCGACCTCTTTTTCCCGCGTTCTGTGGCAGTTACCCGGCTGCGCACGTTAAGCGCGTATGACCGTTTCAGCACCGCCCTGACGGTGGCGCAGGTCTGCGGCGTGCAGCGTCTGTGTAACCACTACGCTGCCCTCCTCGCCCCGCTCCCCGGCCCTGACTCCTCCCGTGAAAGCAATCGCCGCCTCGCCCAGATCACCCAGTATGCCCGCCAGCTTGCCTGCTCGCCGGACGTGATCGACAGCAAAGCGCAGCAGGGTCTGGATGACGTGGGCCTGACGGTATATGACATTGTGACCATTAACCAGATTATTGGTTTTGTCGGCTTTCAGGCGCGAGTCGTGGCGGTCTTCCAGGCTCTGCTCGGCCACCCTGTCCGCTGGCTGCCGGGACACCCTATTCAGCCCCACGCCCTGCCCGATGATAACGATTTGAACTCCTGGCAACCCGCTGTACCGGGCGTCGAGCGATGTCAGGCCAGCCCACAACAGCTGGCATCGCTTGAACGCTGGCAGAACGAGCCGCTACTGCAGCACCTTACGCCAGTGCTGTGCCATGAACCGGCAATCCTCGATCAAACCGGTGAAATTCTCATCAGTGGTATTCATGCTGAATATAAAGACGATGAGGTGATAATGCGGGCCGCAGAGCAGCTGGCGCGTTCACCGGATCGGTTCAGCGCCGCGCAATTTACCCCGCTGACAAATGACGGGCAGCAGCAGGTTCAGGCCATCAACCTGCTTACCTGGAGCGCTTTTTGCGGCTGGCTGAACCGTCTGAAAATCGCCGTTGGCAGAGGCGAATAA